From one Paractinoplanes brasiliensis genomic stretch:
- a CDS encoding alpha/beta fold hydrolase, with protein sequence MSFGKEANLTLSDGRAIDYLDAGDPSGRPIFFQPGSPNTRIMGKLWHPAALVAGVRLISVSRPGYGGSTAIRHQPMLSTVGRDLAELATLLGLDEYAVIGSSGGGPYAVAAAAIDSLRVRAVGVVAGTGPWRELADPSSEPEERAVLALLDRGDLAGARAGMRHLVENVWQADLRRLDGEARLNAWLGDDPLAADEAYRAIMADALSAIVEGTEGVIFDGLAHGAGWDIDLQAVHAPVLLWYGGADESCPVTYGRWYAEQITRANLVVFSEEDHLAVGDSHRPEVLAAVLEAWQ encoded by the coding sequence ATGAGCTTCGGGAAAGAGGCGAACCTGACGCTGTCCGACGGCCGAGCAATCGACTATCTCGATGCCGGCGATCCATCTGGACGTCCGATCTTCTTCCAACCCGGAAGCCCGAACACTCGGATCATGGGCAAGCTGTGGCATCCGGCGGCGCTGGTTGCAGGAGTCAGGCTTATCAGTGTGAGCAGGCCCGGCTATGGCGGGTCGACCGCGATCAGGCATCAGCCCATGCTGTCGACAGTAGGCCGCGACCTCGCCGAACTCGCCACCTTGCTCGGGCTTGACGAGTATGCCGTGATCGGCTCATCGGGAGGCGGACCTTACGCGGTGGCGGCCGCAGCCATCGACTCCCTGCGGGTGCGCGCCGTGGGCGTAGTTGCCGGCACCGGACCTTGGCGGGAACTCGCCGACCCATCGTCAGAGCCAGAGGAACGGGCGGTTCTGGCGTTGTTGGATAGAGGAGACCTGGCCGGTGCCCGAGCAGGCATGCGTCACCTTGTTGAGAACGTCTGGCAAGCGGACCTGCGCAGGCTCGACGGCGAGGCCCGCCTGAATGCGTGGCTCGGCGACGATCCGTTGGCCGCCGACGAAGCGTACCGAGCCATCATGGCCGACGCCCTGAGCGCGATCGTGGAAGGCACCGAAGGTGTGATCTTCGACGGGCTCGCTCACGGCGCCGGCTGGGACATCGATTTGCAGGCGGTACACGCTCCGGTCCTGCTCTGGTACGGAGGCGCGGATGAAAGCTGTCCCGTGACATACGGGCGCTGGTACGCCGAACAGATCACCCGCGCCAACCTCGTAGTCTTCTCCGAAGAGGATCACCTCGCCGTCGGTGATTCACACCGACCCGAGGTGCTGGCGGCCGTACTCGAGGCTTGGCAATAG
- a CDS encoding LuxR family transcriptional regulator, translating into MTRQPDAPRHVVANPGDADTVLRRLTRDGWVARDGFALPDPAWDVTGSRLVLHGRIGDPDTLQLAVLAAARGAGIVAVCDTESPLGRALLDDLARLGPVQHGAAEPAGGDNAVADLVPEQRALLDRLAAGDTIAAAAAAEFLSLRTANRRIAEARALFGVRTTREAVLAYLRQRGAPPRQH; encoded by the coding sequence GTGACCAGACAGCCCGACGCTCCCCGACACGTCGTCGCCAACCCCGGCGACGCCGACACCGTGCTGCGCCGACTCACCCGGGACGGCTGGGTGGCCCGCGACGGGTTCGCCCTGCCCGATCCGGCCTGGGACGTGACCGGCAGCCGCCTGGTGCTGCACGGCCGCATCGGCGACCCCGACACCCTGCAACTGGCGGTGCTGGCCGCGGCCCGCGGCGCCGGGATCGTCGCCGTGTGCGACACCGAGTCGCCGCTGGGCCGCGCGCTCCTCGACGACCTGGCCCGCCTCGGCCCCGTGCAGCACGGCGCGGCCGAACCGGCCGGCGGTGACAACGCCGTCGCCGACCTCGTCCCCGAGCAGCGGGCCCTGCTCGACCGTCTCGCCGCCGGCGACACCATCGCCGCGGCGGCCGCCGCCGAGTTCCTGTCCCTGCGCACCGCCAACCGCCGCATCGCCGAAGCGCGCGCCCTGTTCGGGGTGCGCACCACCCGCGAGGCCGTCCTCGCCTACCTGCGCCAGCGCGGCGCCCCGCCCCGCCAGCATTGA
- a CDS encoding ISL3 family transposase produces MDARSYGFDVREFRALHSRYRRMLSDAPMAGRRVRIVLKVRRFFCDNPECRSKTFVEQVDGLTRRWSRMSEGLRRMLATIGLALAGRAGARLARTLGVATGRDRLLRLVRALPDPPVGDIAVLGVDDFAIKRGHNYGTVLIDCETRKVVDVLVGRDAEPVMAWLQEHTKPAVICRDRASAYAEAARSAAPEAVQVADRFHLWQNLAAAVEKCVARHKSCLAEPADTTLDEPDETETAEPTGAMAERRRAHHALVHELLAQGAGFRQIARHLGWSHRTVSKYAHAATWQELVVGQKPRPSLVDPFRPYLARRIGEGCLKGSVLYRGIAVQGFMGNYQIVRKFVEQYRSKPDLARVPRPLSVRQVTGWICRHPDNLVSRDAEQLQSILDRCPELRSAVDLVRSFADMMTHLHGERLPAWITAAEQAALPGVSRFAGGLTADLAAVTAGLSLPFSSGPVEGNVNRIKMIKRQMYGRAGFDLLRKRILVAE; encoded by the coding sequence GTGGACGCTCGATCGTATGGATTCGATGTCCGCGAGTTTCGGGCTCTGCATTCGCGGTATCGGCGGATGTTGAGCGATGCGCCGATGGCTGGGCGGCGGGTGCGGATCGTGCTGAAAGTGCGACGATTCTTCTGCGATAACCCCGAATGCCGGAGCAAGACCTTCGTCGAGCAGGTCGACGGCCTGACTCGCCGCTGGTCACGCATGAGCGAAGGGCTCCGGCGGATGCTGGCGACGATCGGACTCGCGCTCGCCGGCCGGGCAGGTGCCCGGTTGGCCAGGACGTTGGGCGTGGCGACCGGAAGAGATCGTCTTCTTCGCCTGGTCCGCGCGTTGCCCGACCCGCCTGTCGGTGACATCGCGGTGCTCGGGGTCGACGATTTCGCAATCAAGCGTGGACACAACTACGGCACCGTGCTGATCGACTGCGAGACGCGCAAAGTCGTGGATGTACTGGTGGGACGCGATGCCGAGCCAGTGATGGCCTGGCTGCAGGAGCACACGAAGCCGGCGGTGATCTGCCGGGACCGGGCTTCGGCATACGCGGAGGCAGCTCGCAGCGCGGCACCGGAAGCGGTACAAGTCGCGGACCGCTTCCACCTCTGGCAGAACCTGGCCGCAGCCGTGGAGAAGTGCGTCGCCCGGCATAAGAGCTGTCTGGCCGAGCCCGCCGACACGACTCTCGATGAGCCCGACGAGACGGAGACTGCCGAGCCGACCGGGGCGATGGCCGAACGCCGCCGAGCCCATCACGCCCTGGTCCACGAACTGCTGGCACAGGGTGCTGGCTTCCGGCAGATCGCCCGACATCTCGGCTGGTCGCACCGGACGGTATCCAAGTACGCCCACGCCGCAACCTGGCAGGAACTGGTGGTCGGGCAGAAACCCAGACCGAGCCTGGTCGATCCGTTCAGGCCCTACCTGGCCCGGCGCATCGGTGAGGGCTGCCTCAAGGGCAGCGTCCTCTATCGAGGGATCGCCGTGCAGGGTTTCATGGGCAACTACCAGATCGTCCGCAAGTTCGTCGAGCAGTACCGCAGCAAACCTGATCTGGCCAGAGTGCCCCGCCCACTCTCGGTGCGGCAGGTGACCGGCTGGATCTGCCGGCATCCGGACAACCTCGTCAGCCGCGACGCCGAGCAGCTCCAGAGCATTCTCGACCGGTGCCCCGAGCTGCGTTCCGCTGTCGATCTGGTGCGCTCGTTCGCCGACATGATGACCCACCTGCACGGCGAACGGCTCCCCGCGTGGATCACCGCGGCCGAACAAGCCGCGCTACCCGGAGTCAGCCGCTTCGCTGGCGGCCTCACCGCCGACCTCGCCGCGGTCACCGCCGGGCTGAGCCTGCCCTTCAGCTCCGGCCCGGTCGAGGGCAACGTCAACCGGATCAAGATGATCAAGCGTCAGATGTATGGCCGAGCGGGATTCGATCTTCTCCGTAAACGGATTCTGGTCGCCGAGTAA